The DNA region TGATTgggaaaacttgtattttattcaagaatggtagcacacaaatggcgtagctccatagagtgttacaaaattttaaaaatggCAATAGGGAAAGGTTTACATTAAATTCAATGACCACTAACATCCTTAATAGATACGATTCccccaaaaccttgcttctaaggggagtggctggattaatcttccacctccaattcttcggtgttaatcagtaacaactgatgcagtttatgcctttatgcccctaacttttgcctggatcgccctttcgggttttcaatccaccgggacgctcttttttgcctaagtcgccttttcaggttttcaacttagcgagctaccaatttttattcatccctaacttttgcctggaccgccctttcgggttttcagtccaccgggataccctttttttgcctaaatcgccctttcaggttttcgatttagcgggtttttattaggcatagtattttttaactgcatcagagttcacgggaTGTGAGagttcttcatcatccatagttgtgagaatcaaggctcctccggagaaagctttcttcacaacatatgggccttcataattgggagtccacttcccacgtgaatccttgtgtattggcaagatcttcttaagcacgaggtctccttctctgaattcccgaacacgtactttcttgtcaaaagcccttttaagtcgtttctggtataattgtccatggcacaaagaagtcaatcGCTTTTCATCTACGAggttcaactgatcaaatctgttttgaatccactcagcctcttctagcttggtctccatcaagattctcattgaaggtatctctacttcaattgggagaactgcttccatcccatatactaaagagaacggggttgcccctgttgaagtgcggacggaagtccgatatccatgcaatgcgaagggtagcatttcgtgccaatccttataggtttttaccattttctgcaggatcttcttgatgtttttattagcggcttcaacagcgccattcatctttggacgatatggtgaagagttatggtgctcaatcttgaagctctcgcataattccttcatggtcttattgttcagattcgtcccattatctgtgatgatccggcttggaattccataacggcaaatgatctctttcttgagaaaccgtgcaaccacttgttttgtcacattagcataagaggcggcttctacccatttggtaaagtaatcaatggcaaccaggatgaagcggtgaccattggaagctttaggctcgatggcgccaatcatgtcgatgccccacattgagaaaggccaaggtgacgtcaaaacatttagtaaggtcggaggcacgtgtaccttgtcggcatagatttggcatttatgacattttctagcataattgaaacagtcagattccatggtcaaccagtaataaccagctctcaaaatcttcttggccatggcatgtccattggcgtgagtcccaaaggatccttcatgaatctccttgatcaacatgtccgcttcacgtccatccacgcatctgagcagaatcatgtcgtgatttctcttgtacaacacaccattgctcaagaagaatttggatgctaacttcctcaatgttttcttgtcaagggttgtggcatctgttggatattcttgattttgcaaaaagcatttgatgtcgtgaaaccagggtttaccatcggcttcctcttcaactgactggcagtaggcaggctcaactttccgctcgaTTTGAATGAGGggtgcttcattatggaatctgacttgatacattgaagccaacatagccaaagcatcggcaatttgattctcagttctcgggatatgacggaaagtgatctcgtcaaagtattttatcaATTCCATGACATgggcacgatatgggatcaacttggtatcccgggtttcccattcgcccttgacttggtatatcaccaaggctgagtctccacatacttcaaggattttgattcggagatcaatggctgcttcaatgcctaggatgcacgcctcatattctgctatattgttcgtgcaatcaaaacacaaccttgctgtgaagggagtgtatccaccattcggattcaacaggacagctcctacgccatgccccatgtagttggaggaaccatcaaacatgagcttccaccgggatccgggttcaggtccttcatcaagtcctgggatttcacaGTCTTTTACTACCATGATATCTTCATccgggaagtcaaacttcaacgactggtaatcttcaacgggctggtttgccaagtaatcagacaacacactcCCTTTTATGGCTTTCTGAGacacatattggatgtcatactcagatagtaacatctgccaacgggcgagtcttccagtcaaagcaggcttttcaaagatgtactttattggatccatttttgagatcaacaaagtagtgtggcaaatcatgtactgtcttagacgacgagcggcccatgctaaagcacaacaagttttctccaagagtgagtatcgggtttcacaatcggtaaatctcttacttagatagtagatagcatgttcctttcgaccggtttcgtcatgttgtcctagcacacatcccattgacttttcaagcacagttaggtacataaagagtggtctcccttgaacaggtggaattagaatagggggctcttgcaggtacTGTCCGATTCTCTCAAAAGCCATTTGGCAGTCAGCattccattcaactgcttgatctttcCGAAGCAATTTGAATATAGGCTCGCATGTGGCCgtcatatgtgagataaaccttgagatataattcaaacgccccaggaagcctctaacctctcgctcggtgcgtggagcaggcatctcttgtatagctcggactttgtcaggatctacctcaattcctcgttggctaacaatgaaaccaagcaactttccggatcggacaccgaaggtgcatttagcaggattcagtcgtagtcgaaatttccgaagacgctcaaacagcttttgcaagtggtctatgtgatcctcttcactttgagattttgcaatcatatcatccacataaacctcaatttccttatgcatcatatcatggaaaagagtgaccattgctctttggtaagttgccccagcatttttgagaccgaaaggcattaccttgtagcaaaatgttccccaaggggtgatgaatgtggtcttttccatgtcttctggatccatcttgatttgattgtaacccgagaatccgtccataaaggagaagactgcgaacttagcagtgttgtctaccagagtgtcaatatgtggcagggggaaatcgtcctttggactagctttgtttagatccctataatcaacacacatcctgaccttgccatcctttttgggtactggcacaatgttggctacccattgagggtactttgcaactgctagaaaaccggcatcaaattgacgtttcacctcgtcacaaatctttaaAGCCATGTCAGGTCTTGCccttcggagcttctgcttcactggcggacaatctggctgtagtggtagcttgtggacaacaatgtcagtatctaaacctggcatatcctgatatgaccaagcaaatacatctacatattcatgtagcaatttgatcaatctttctttgatgcttgccTCAAGTGTAGTCCCGACTTTGACCTCTTTTTTGTCTTCCtcggtgccaaggttgattgtttccactggttcttgatgtggctgaagggcctttgactcgtgctcgagcatcctttccagttcttctgggaaatcacaatcttcatcactctcctcttccgcttggtagatggggagttcaaaattataggacgtagcggggtcatcgaattcaactggtttattgattattctgcatgttttttaatgatggttTTTTTTAGAAAAAGGAAATAacatgcaaaaaaaaaaaaaaaaaaaaaaaaaaaaaaaaatatttttgtagttttgaaaggattgccattttaagaaaaacaatAGATAAACgacaagaatttgaacaaaatgctctttatttgtcataatgatttttgaaattcaaaaggggccctacaaatgatccattagccttgggcagagctaaggattttcagaaacacacaaaggaaaacaacaattactttgacacaggaaaaacttcCGGAATCTCAACCGCTTCCCAGTTTGTTAAGGCGGCTTCACACCGGTATATCAGTTTCGATGTTTCTTcatcttcagtgtcatcttccactgcaccaacttgttctccatggataaatcctttgctcaggaaaacttcttgaatgctccgcacacggtcctttgcagggaccagggctcctccattagcagaaagcttgtaccccaaaccaaaacggtCATTCTTTTCACTGACGTTGATAacttgcccccaacctgcagggcttccactttcaactgctgattTTGCACTCTTCAAAGAAGCGAATGACAAACTAGCTTTCTCAACAGGATCCTTAACCTCTTCAAGTGTAGCATTGGATATTTCTAGGGCTTGAAAGGAGgtttctaaggcatcctcatcagcctcaatataacggaaagaggagagttgactgatgatGAAGTCCTCTTCACCTGAGACAATAACGAGCTTGTTATCGACAAcgaacttcatcttttgatgcaaagtagaagttactgccccagcagcatgtatccatgggcgtcccaaaaggcagctataagctggatttatgtccatgacttggaaattgatggggaatacatgcggtccgatctgtattggtagctctacctccccaactactgtccttcgagaaccatcaaaagctttcaccaCAAGCGCACTAGGTTTCAACTCTGAACCTTGATAAGACAATTTAGCAAGCGCtctctttggtagaacattgagggatgatccagtgtcaactaaaactctagccagagcatcttcttggcactttatggatacatgcaaggcgcggttgtgattcttcccctcTTTAGGCAGCTCTTCATTACTGAAGCTTAAAGTGTTAcaggctgtgatattggcgaccactccatcgaactggccaaccgttatatcctgggtaacatgagcctgagcaagcacttttagcagagcctccctatgagcttcggaattcagaagcaaggacaagatagatatttttgatggcgtttgatgcaactgatcaactatcttgtagtcagatttctttattatccttaggaactcacttgcttcatctgtttgcacAGCCGGCTGTGCCCCTCCCTGTTCTGGGGTAGGATTTACATTTGCAGCTCCCCTTGCTGGCTCTTGAGGGTTCACATCAAAattgggagtataaatccgaccactacgggtcatcCTGCTTGTTCCTGCGATATTGGTGATGTCGGCGTCAACATTCTCCACACCTTTCTTACTTTCAGTGGCCTCAGGTTTTCCATCCACCACTCCATCTACCACTGTTATGCCGTACTTCCAGGGTACTGCCTTGGTACTTTCAAAAGGAAATGGTGTAGGCATGCATACCACCACGGGTGACGGATGAACAACGTCTCTTCTGTGATAAGTCACCTCAAACGGTTCCGGTATGTTAAAAACG from Lathyrus oleraceus cultivar Zhongwan6 chromosome 1, CAAS_Psat_ZW6_1.0, whole genome shotgun sequence includes:
- the LOC127115242 gene encoding uncharacterized protein LOC127115242, whose translation is LLHEYVDVFAWSYQDMPGLDTDIVVHKLPLQPDCPPVKQKLRRARPDMALKICDEVKRQFDAGFLAVAKYPQWVANIVPVPKKDGKVRMCVDYRDLNKASPKDDFPLPHIDTLVDNTAKFAVFSFMDGFSGYNQIKMDPEDMEKTTFITPWGTFCYKVMPFGLKNAGATYQRAMVTLFHDMMHKEIEVYVDDMIAKSQSEEDHIDHLQKLFERLRKFRLRLNPAKCTFGVRSGKLLGFIVSQRGIEVDPDKVRAIQEMPAPRTEREVRGFLGRLNYISRFISHMTATCEPIFKLLRKDQAVEWNADCQMAFERIGQYLQEPPILIPPVQGRPLFMYLTVLEKSMGCVLGQHDETGRKEHAIYYLSKRFTDCETRYSLLEKTCCALAWAARRLRQYMICHTTLLISKMDPIKYIFEKPALTGRLARWQMLLSEYDIQYVSQKAIKGSVLSDYLANQPVEDYQSLKFDFPDEDIMVVKDCEIPGLDEGPEPGSRWKLMFDARLCFDCTNNIAEYEACILGIEAAIDLRIKILEVCGDSALVIYQVKGEWETRDTKLIPYRAHVMELIKYFDEITFRHIPRTENQIADALAMLASMYQVRFHNEAPLIQIERKVEPAYCQSVEEEADGKPWFHDIKCFLQNQEYPTDATTLDKKTLRKLASKFFLSNGVLYKRNHDMILLRCVDGREADMLIKEIHEGSFGTHANGHAMAKKILRAVNVLTSPWPFSMWGIDMIGAIEPKASNGHRFILVAIDYFTKWVEAASYANVTKQVVARFLKKEIICRYGIPSRIITDNGTNLNNKTMKELCESFKIEHHNSSPYRPKMNGAVEAANKNIKKILVYGMEAVLPIEVEIPSMRILMETKLEEAEWIQNRFDQLNLVDEKRLTSLCHGQLYQKRLKRAFDKKVRVREFREGDLVLKKILPIHKDSRGKWTPNYEGPYVVKKAFSGGALILTTMDDEELSHPVNSDAVKK